In the genome of Paenibacillus sp. FSL R5-0766, one region contains:
- a CDS encoding phosphopantetheine-binding protein: protein MNQRQITSIEQLETTILDVFHVVLGADAGVTTTINFFDLGSDSLLLAQVYNQLEKLYPAQITLTNMFAYPTISRLAKFIADQEGMELEAYPVPLDYMQNGGQALQDHRYEFRIEKDRFNEIRNLSKTAGCTPVEWLWSLFAYLLTEIGNQPQLTVYTLIYRMNHISSIPLDVQEVQDFNELFALAKQALHTADEQPGHHIQDLVRAGMKSQHDAIRPLFYEADYVSGGRGALEELFDVICEIQNEKRNMVVTLYCKPGMNTVQWNLFFRTYDQMLVKVIESLRSAAERG from the coding sequence ATGAATCAACGGCAGATTACTTCAATTGAACAGCTAGAGACAACTATTCTGGACGTATTTCATGTTGTGCTGGGAGCTGATGCGGGAGTCACAACCACGATTAATTTTTTTGACTTAGGGAGTGATTCTCTGCTTCTTGCCCAGGTCTATAATCAACTTGAAAAATTATATCCAGCCCAAATTACGTTAACCAATATGTTCGCCTATCCTACGATCTCCAGACTTGCCAAATTCATCGCAGACCAGGAAGGCATGGAACTGGAAGCATACCCTGTTCCATTGGATTACATGCAGAATGGTGGACAGGCCCTTCAAGACCATCGGTATGAATTCCGGATCGAGAAGGATCGCTTTAATGAAATCAGGAACTTGTCCAAAACGGCAGGCTGCACGCCTGTAGAATGGTTATGGTCTTTGTTTGCATATCTGTTGACGGAGATTGGCAATCAGCCGCAACTCACGGTCTATACACTGATTTATCGGATGAATCATATCAGTTCCATTCCGCTGGATGTGCAAGAGGTGCAGGATTTCAATGAGTTGTTTGCCCTAGCTAAACAAGCTTTACATACAGCAGACGAACAGCCTGGTCATCATATCCAGGATCTGGTTAGAGCAGGGATGAAATCACAGCATGACGCTATCCGTCCGCTATTTTACGAGGCAGATTATGTCAGTGGAGGCAGGGGGGCGCTGGAGGAACTGTTTGATGTCATCTGTGAAATTCAGAATGAAAAACGAAATATGGTGGTAACGCTGTATTGTAAACCCGGAATGAATACGGTTCAATGGAACCTTTTTTTCAGAACCTATGATCAAATGCTTGTCAAAGTGATTGAAAGTCTCCGCTCAGCGGCTGAAAGGGGATAA
- a CDS encoding thioesterase encodes MTKMRLYCVPYAGGSASIYNKWKKGLSESIVLNPVELAGRGLKFSKPLYESIQQSVDDVFDYISSDLPDEEPYALFGHSLGSLIIYELYNKMHEEQFRKPIHMFFSGRETPDYKKEQVYYHLPEGQFIDRIKEMGGTPDEFFENQQLMDMFIPILRKDLEMNETYTYEEKPYKLQCDITILNGAEDEGYILDCAERWRGYTEQGSAARIYKGGHFYLFEGSMHRVTSMINQTLTSYME; translated from the coding sequence ATGACCAAGATGCGATTATATTGTGTCCCTTATGCAGGTGGTTCAGCATCAATATATAACAAATGGAAAAAGGGGTTATCCGAATCCATTGTGCTGAACCCGGTTGAACTTGCAGGACGTGGATTGAAATTCTCCAAGCCGCTCTATGAGAGTATTCAGCAAAGTGTAGATGATGTATTTGATTATATATCTAGCGATTTACCAGATGAGGAGCCATATGCCCTATTTGGACATAGCCTCGGAAGTCTGATTATCTATGAACTGTATAACAAAATGCATGAAGAGCAGTTCAGGAAACCCATACACATGTTTTTCTCGGGGCGAGAGACGCCGGATTATAAAAAAGAACAGGTCTATTACCATTTGCCCGAAGGACAGTTCATCGACCGCATTAAGGAAATGGGCGGTACCCCGGATGAGTTCTTTGAGAACCAGCAACTGATGGATATGTTCATCCCCATATTACGTAAGGATCTGGAGATGAATGAGACGTATACCTACGAAGAGAAGCCTTATAAGCTGCAATGTGATATCACGATACTGAACGGAGCAGAGGATGAAGGTTACATTCTGGATTGTGCAGAACGTTGGAGAGGTTATACGGAACAAGGAAGTGCCGCCCGGATATACAAAGGGGGGCATTTTTATTTATTTGAAGGCAGTATGCATCGGGTGACTAGCATGATCAATCAGACATTAACAAGTTATATGGAGTAG
- a CDS encoding ketoacyl-ACP synthase III has translation MRQMTIRGIGMYVPESVLTNQGLEAMDINANADWIYHNLGIRERRISHKHEYTSDLALEAARQAIEQAAMDAEDIDMIIMATFTPDRLIPHPSALVKEKLGADQAICLDLRAGCAGFSYGLLNAYYTFQAEEDISNILVIGADTYSKVTDWQDRAACSSVGDGAGAFVLQELDENDSYHSVFLNGIMHHENMEDISYGTLPVHYGHIPDGSVSVYTSNGRYLYEQLVRGIPRLVNRLLRKVKWNMEEVDLFIFPQTNSNLIRELAVALGIPQEKAYMTMEKYGYTSNACLPIAVTEAVKQGALKAGNRVVLVGAGAGTYYCATAIRWGEVV, from the coding sequence ATGAGACAAATGACCATTCGCGGTATCGGCATGTATGTGCCGGAATCCGTGTTGACGAATCAGGGGCTGGAGGCCATGGACATTAACGCCAATGCGGACTGGATCTACCATAACCTTGGAATCCGCGAACGAAGAATCTCCCATAAGCATGAGTACACCAGTGATTTGGCATTGGAAGCTGCGAGACAAGCTATAGAGCAGGCTGCGATGGATGCCGAGGATATTGATATGATCATTATGGCGACCTTCACACCGGATCGTTTAATACCACATCCGTCCGCTCTTGTGAAGGAAAAGCTTGGAGCAGACCAAGCCATTTGTCTGGATCTTCGCGCGGGCTGTGCCGGGTTCAGCTATGGATTATTGAATGCGTATTATACGTTCCAGGCTGAAGAAGATATAAGCAATATTCTAGTCATCGGCGCGGATACCTATTCGAAAGTAACGGATTGGCAGGATCGGGCAGCATGTTCCAGTGTGGGAGACGGCGCAGGGGCATTTGTCTTACAGGAATTAGATGAAAATGATTCTTATCACAGCGTTTTTTTGAACGGAATCATGCATCACGAGAATATGGAAGATATCAGTTATGGAACATTGCCTGTTCATTATGGACACATTCCTGACGGATCTGTTTCCGTCTATACGTCCAATGGCCGATATTTATATGAACAATTGGTCCGAGGTATTCCACGGCTCGTGAACCGTCTTTTGCGCAAAGTAAAATGGAATATGGAGGAAGTAGATCTGTTTATTTTCCCGCAAACGAACAGTAATCTGATTCGAGAACTCGCCGTTGCCTTGGGCATCCCGCAAGAAAAAGCCTATATGACGATGGAAAAATACGGGTATACTTCTAACGCCTGTTTGCCAATTGCGGTGACCGAGGCTGTGAAGCAAGGGGCACTGAAAGCAGGTAATCGTGTTGTGTTGGTTGGGGCCGGGGCTGGAACGTATTATTGCGCTACAGCGATTAGATGGGGAGAAGTCGTGTAA
- the loaP gene encoding antiterminator LoaP, translated as MNWYALFVHTGSEEVIRKYLHMYLGTSIRVLIPKRKVPEKKSGIFEACTKKVFPGYVLIQVNMSAETYHLICSIPHIIKMLGTNASCTPIPDHEMTTLLNLINPEDIIDYSTVYMENTKVVVLDGPLMGNEGIIKKIDKHTRRAKVWLHLTGYDEPKLVDLGVEILYATQEK; from the coding sequence ATGAACTGGTACGCATTGTTTGTACATACAGGAAGCGAAGAAGTCATTAGGAAATACCTACATATGTATCTAGGAACCTCCATCCGAGTTTTAATCCCCAAGAGAAAAGTTCCGGAGAAGAAATCGGGTATTTTTGAAGCCTGTACCAAAAAAGTCTTTCCTGGTTATGTATTAATTCAAGTCAACATGTCCGCCGAAACATACCACTTAATCTGTTCTATTCCTCATATCATTAAAATGCTGGGAACTAATGCAAGCTGCACGCCAATCCCGGATCATGAAATGACCACATTGCTTAACCTCATCAATCCGGAAGATATTATCGATTATTCAACCGTATATATGGAAAATACCAAAGTTGTGGTGCTGGATGGCCCATTGATGGGAAACGAAGGCATCATTAAGAAGATTGACAAGCATACACGCAGAGCAAAGGTGTGGCTTCATCTAACAGGCTACGATGAACCCAAATTAGTTGATTTGGGTGTTGAAATTTTATATGCAACACAAGAAAAATGA
- a CDS encoding nuclear transport factor 2 family protein, with protein MSQSTITGLEQLLALENIRNTKARYCRYIDTKQWDTLGDVFAPDAVADFSTEGNPIPVLTGRDTIVQVFRDLVDVAVTVHHVHSAEVEFVSENEAKVISPMEDWVTFPEGNENKSFHGFGHYHETFVKIDGQWYIKHTSLKRLRLDLLE; from the coding sequence ATGAGCCAATCAACGATCACAGGACTGGAACAATTGCTCGCGCTGGAAAACATTCGGAATACCAAGGCACGTTATTGCCGCTATATTGATACAAAACAGTGGGATACCTTGGGTGATGTGTTTGCTCCGGATGCAGTGGCCGATTTCAGCACAGAAGGCAATCCAATTCCGGTATTAACAGGCCGTGATACGATCGTACAAGTATTCCGTGATCTGGTGGATGTGGCCGTAACCGTGCATCATGTTCATAGCGCCGAAGTTGAATTTGTATCCGAGAACGAAGCAAAGGTCATCTCCCCAATGGAAGATTGGGTCACGTTCCCGGAGGGCAATGAGAATAAATCCTTCCACGGATTTGGGCACTACCACGAAACTTTTGTCAAAATTGACGGCCAGTGGTACATCAAACATACAAGTCTGAAACGTCTTCGTTTGGACCTGCTTGAATAG
- a CDS encoding Rrf2 family transcriptional regulator, with translation MKYSKATNYALHTMLHLVSTAPEQLVSVHQLAELQKVSPTYLSKILTKLVKAGMIESTSGANGGYRLSRKNPDPSFLEIIHAIEGQASLFECSQNHNAGCLIQQVMVQAEEEMESFLNNKKMSELASQMKGAHSL, from the coding sequence ATGAAATATTCAAAAGCGACAAATTATGCTTTGCATACGATGCTTCATCTTGTAAGTACTGCCCCTGAGCAGCTGGTTAGTGTACACCAACTTGCAGAATTGCAGAAGGTATCACCAACGTATCTGTCCAAAATTTTGACCAAATTGGTTAAGGCGGGCATGATCGAATCGACTTCTGGCGCCAATGGTGGCTACCGGCTTAGTCGTAAAAATCCTGATCCTTCTTTCCTGGAGATCATTCATGCGATTGAAGGTCAGGCGTCCCTGTTCGAATGTTCCCAGAATCATAACGCAGGCTGTTTGATCCAGCAGGTGATGGTGCAGGCGGAAGAAGAGATGGAAAGTTTTTTGAACAATAAAAAAATGTCGGAACTGGCTTCCCAGATGAAGGGTGCACATTCCCTGTAA
- a CDS encoding helix-turn-helix domain-containing protein: protein MMRQTVLLTLQDIPYFCYPESVGHYMDHVQHAVLREAGALNNFNIHYVASGKGYVEVDGVVHELRAGQAFLYFPQQRQHYYSSEDDPWDVRWLHFYGERLHDYMIERGLHRNLLWTLRQRSSWEEAHLALLTEAEQNTMLRPAQLSTLTYAVLAEFVQHAVPLKSTRTTSKAESRVLALLPQMQQEACQPFLLQDWADLAGVSSYYFCKMFKSAVEMTPMEFITRSRLQMAKQWLLERPTANIGQIAEEAGYPNASYFNRQFMAHEGMTPTDYRGLYHN, encoded by the coding sequence ATGATGAGACAAACCGTATTGCTTACCCTGCAGGATATTCCATATTTTTGTTATCCCGAGTCCGTTGGACATTATATGGACCACGTCCAGCATGCCGTGTTGCGTGAGGCTGGCGCACTGAACAACTTTAATATTCACTACGTCGCTTCGGGCAAGGGATATGTGGAAGTGGACGGGGTGGTGCATGAGCTTCGTGCAGGTCAGGCGTTTCTCTATTTCCCGCAGCAGCGGCAGCATTATTATAGTAGTGAAGATGATCCATGGGATGTGCGATGGCTTCATTTTTACGGTGAACGTCTGCATGATTATATGATCGAGCGGGGGTTACATCGCAATCTATTGTGGACACTGCGGCAACGCAGCTCTTGGGAAGAGGCTCATCTGGCCTTGCTCACTGAGGCGGAACAGAACACGATGCTGCGTCCGGCTCAGCTATCCACACTGACCTATGCCGTACTCGCCGAGTTCGTGCAGCATGCAGTACCTTTAAAGAGCACACGTACCACAAGTAAGGCGGAGAGTCGGGTTCTTGCACTTCTTCCACAGATGCAGCAGGAGGCCTGTCAACCTTTCCTGTTACAGGACTGGGCGGATCTTGCAGGTGTGAGTTCGTATTACTTTTGCAAAATGTTCAAGAGTGCTGTGGAGATGACGCCCATGGAATTTATCACTCGTTCACGACTACAGATGGCAAAGCAATGGTTACTCGAACGGCCTACGGCCAACATTGGACAAATCGCGGAGGAAGCGGGGTATCCCAATGCCAGTTATTTTAACCGCCAGTTCATGGCCCATGAGGGGATGACACCTACGGATTACCGCGGATTGTATCACAATTAA
- a CDS encoding Gfo/Idh/MocA family oxidoreductase, with product MNSVQKLRWGILGSASIAVESVIPGLQQSELNEVTAIASRDEDKAKQTADQLGIDKAYGSYEALLADDSIDAVYIPLPNHLHREWTIRAAEAGKHILCEKPMALTAQEAQEMVRACADAGVHLAEAFMYRHHPRYEQIRDIIASGEIGEIRGMHSTFSFNNSNASGNVRFRKEWGGGALYDIGCYSISVARLLLGQEPSAVTVIGMFSPQHDQVDMMASGLLEFDNHVGVTFDSSMWAAFRNTLEVLGSDGIIEVPSAYISGQGRSSNFYVTAGGERREIEVPQVNHYSLQGDDMARAVLQGKDLRFAPSDAVANMKVLEACLRSAEERTRITL from the coding sequence ATGAATTCAGTTCAAAAATTGCGTTGGGGCATTCTTGGTAGCGCTAGCATTGCTGTGGAATCCGTCATTCCAGGCTTGCAGCAATCCGAGTTGAATGAAGTAACCGCGATTGCCAGTCGGGACGAAGATAAAGCCAAGCAGACGGCTGATCAACTCGGGATCGACAAGGCTTATGGCAGTTATGAAGCTTTGCTCGCGGATGATTCCATTGATGCGGTATATATCCCACTGCCGAATCATCTGCATCGGGAATGGACGATCCGTGCTGCTGAAGCAGGCAAACATATTTTGTGTGAAAAACCAATGGCTCTGACAGCGCAGGAAGCTCAGGAGATGGTTCGAGCTTGTGCAGATGCAGGTGTGCATCTGGCTGAAGCATTCATGTACCGCCATCATCCACGATATGAGCAGATCCGGGATATCATTGCCAGCGGTGAGATTGGTGAGATTCGTGGTATGCACAGCACATTTTCATTTAATAACTCCAATGCATCCGGCAATGTCCGCTTTCGGAAAGAGTGGGGTGGAGGTGCACTGTATGATATCGGATGTTATTCCATCAGCGTAGCACGTCTGCTGCTTGGTCAAGAACCAAGTGCAGTTACCGTTATTGGCATGTTCTCCCCACAGCATGATCAAGTCGATATGATGGCTTCCGGACTGCTGGAATTCGATAATCACGTTGGCGTGACGTTTGACAGCAGCATGTGGGCAGCATTCCGCAACACGCTGGAGGTATTGGGATCCGACGGGATTATTGAAGTCCCTTCGGCATATATCAGCGGACAGGGCCGCAGTTCCAACTTCTATGTAACGGCTGGTGGTGAACGCAGAGAGATTGAAGTTCCGCAAGTGAACCACTACTCTCTACAGGGAGATGATATGGCACGTGCTGTACTTCAGGGCAAGGATCTGCGCTTCGCCCCTTCCGATGCGGTAGCTAATATGAAAGTACTGGAAGCTTGCCTTCGTTCAGCGGAAGAACGTACACGAATTACACTATAA
- a CDS encoding aldo/keto reductase, translating into MEYIEIAGAGKRVSRLIKGTDYFVHNAYDKAATNMDAFLSIGGNTVDTAHIYCGGQSEEVLGRYMKERGNRDQIVILTKGAHHDQNGPRVNADAIRSDLMESLERLQTDHVEMYALHRDDPNTPVSVILEALNEHIESGKIGAIGASNWTWQRLEEANAYAAANGLKGFTFSSPNLSLAKANEPFWEGCVSADAETLAWHEQSKLPLLSWSSQARGFFTGRFTPEVRDNEDLVRVFYSDGNWERLRRAEQLANSKKTSPIQIALAYVLNQTFPTCALIGAQNQAELLSCDEGSRITLTPAEITWLDLGSDVPAGI; encoded by the coding sequence ATGGAATATATCGAAATTGCTGGTGCAGGTAAACGTGTCTCCAGATTGATTAAAGGAACCGATTATTTCGTGCATAATGCCTACGATAAAGCAGCTACGAACATGGATGCTTTTCTGTCGATTGGCGGTAACACTGTAGATACAGCACATATCTATTGTGGTGGACAGAGTGAAGAAGTCCTTGGTCGTTACATGAAGGAACGTGGTAACCGCGACCAGATCGTCATTCTCACCAAAGGTGCGCATCATGACCAGAATGGACCACGTGTGAACGCTGATGCCATCCGCAGTGACTTGATGGAAAGTCTGGAGCGTCTTCAGACAGATCACGTAGAGATGTATGCATTGCACCGGGATGATCCCAATACCCCTGTCAGTGTCATTCTTGAAGCACTGAACGAACATATTGAATCCGGTAAAATCGGCGCAATTGGCGCCTCCAACTGGACCTGGCAGCGGCTCGAGGAAGCCAATGCTTACGCTGCGGCGAATGGCTTGAAGGGCTTCACCTTCAGCAGTCCGAATCTAAGTCTCGCCAAAGCCAACGAGCCTTTCTGGGAAGGCTGTGTTTCAGCAGATGCAGAGACGCTGGCATGGCATGAGCAATCCAAGCTGCCCTTGCTATCCTGGTCCTCCCAAGCACGTGGTTTCTTCACTGGAAGATTCACACCTGAAGTTCGGGATAACGAAGATCTGGTGCGTGTATTCTACAGTGATGGCAACTGGGAACGGTTGCGTCGGGCTGAACAATTGGCTAATTCGAAGAAAACATCACCCATTCAAATTGCACTCGCTTATGTATTGAATCAAACGTTCCCAACCTGTGCGCTGATCGGAGCCCAGAATCAGGCGGAGCTGCTGTCCTGTGACGAAGGTTCCCGCATCACGCTGACTCCTGCTGAAATAACATGGCTGGATCTGGGCAGCGATGTACCGGCTGGCATCTAA
- a CDS encoding Gfo/Idh/MocA family oxidoreductase: protein MSKIKVAVFGCGAIAERRHIPEYAANENVELVAFADPVVERAEKMAETYGGKAYSSYEELLANETVDAVSVCTPNYLHAPMAIAAANAGKHVLVEKPMAVSTEEGEQMIEAAKKNGVYLMVGHNQRLMPPHVKAKEILDSGKLGKVLNFRTSFGHPGPEGWSVDGAESWFFRKEEAIMGAMGDLGVHKSDFIRYLLNDEVSEVAGFISTLHKEGTKVDDNATCLLRMKSGAIGTLVASWTQYRAGDNSTVLWCENGVMKIGTVEGDEVIVELTNGTVETYKVGAMATNEKQVPSGVIDAFVESIVTQTPPAISGEEGLRSLQVILAAFESEKTGQIVKL from the coding sequence ATGAGTAAAATTAAAGTTGCTGTATTCGGCTGTGGAGCCATTGCCGAGCGCAGACATATTCCAGAGTACGCTGCCAATGAGAACGTAGAACTTGTCGCTTTTGCCGATCCGGTTGTGGAGCGTGCGGAGAAGATGGCCGAGACTTACGGCGGTAAAGCGTATTCCAGTTACGAAGAATTGCTTGCAAACGAAACAGTGGATGCCGTTAGTGTGTGTACACCAAACTATCTGCATGCGCCAATGGCGATTGCTGCTGCAAATGCAGGCAAGCATGTATTGGTTGAGAAACCAATGGCAGTATCCACTGAAGAAGGCGAGCAAATGATCGAAGCTGCCAAGAAAAATGGCGTGTATTTGATGGTTGGACACAACCAGCGTTTGATGCCTCCTCACGTAAAAGCAAAAGAAATTCTCGACTCCGGCAAACTCGGTAAAGTCCTGAATTTCCGTACATCATTTGGTCACCCGGGTCCGGAAGGATGGAGTGTGGACGGAGCTGAAAGCTGGTTCTTCCGTAAAGAAGAAGCGATTATGGGCGCTATGGGCGACCTGGGCGTGCACAAATCCGACTTCATCCGTTATTTGCTGAATGATGAAGTATCTGAAGTGGCTGGTTTCATCAGCACACTGCACAAGGAAGGTACTAAAGTTGACGATAACGCAACTTGTTTGCTGCGTATGAAGAGCGGAGCGATCGGAACGCTCGTAGCAAGCTGGACTCAATACAGAGCTGGAGACAACAGTACAGTGCTGTGGTGCGAGAATGGTGTTATGAAGATCGGAACAGTGGAAGGCGATGAAGTTATCGTTGAACTGACCAATGGTACAGTTGAGACGTACAAAGTTGGTGCCATGGCTACCAATGAGAAACAAGTACCGAGTGGTGTCATTGACGCATTTGTAGAGTCAATTGTAACGCAAACACCTCCAGCGATTTCCGGAGAAGAGGGATTACGTTCCCTGCAAGTGATCCTGGCAGCATTCGAATCCGAGAAAACAGGTCAGATCGTTAAACTGTAA
- a CDS encoding sugar phosphate isomerase/epimerase, producing the protein MKKLNIGLQLFTLRDETAADFRGTLRKVAALGYEGVEFAGYGDIPAEEMKALLDELGLKGFSSHVSLHAMREDLQKQIDYLKTIGAQYIICPYLMPEDRPENAEGWTKLFAELQQYGAEAAKQGLIFGYHNHDFEFHGQVGDSNAFDAMFAQTSPEAVKVEMDVCWVQFAGQNPIEYINKYAGRLPLLHLKDFSKDEQGQMKTLELGQGSVDLPAVIEGATNAGVEWLIVEQDVCQNPPLESVSNSYNWLKENYLNQF; encoded by the coding sequence ATGAAAAAACTTAATATTGGTTTGCAATTGTTTACACTCCGTGATGAAACTGCAGCAGATTTTCGTGGTACGTTGCGTAAGGTAGCGGCCCTTGGATATGAAGGTGTGGAGTTTGCCGGATATGGCGATATTCCAGCTGAGGAAATGAAAGCGCTACTAGATGAACTTGGACTGAAAGGATTCAGCAGCCACGTTTCACTACATGCGATGCGTGAAGACTTGCAGAAACAAATCGATTACTTGAAAACAATTGGTGCACAATATATCATTTGCCCTTACCTGATGCCAGAAGATCGTCCTGAGAATGCAGAAGGTTGGACCAAGCTATTCGCTGAGTTACAACAATATGGAGCTGAAGCAGCGAAACAAGGGTTGATCTTCGGATACCATAACCATGACTTTGAATTCCATGGTCAGGTTGGCGATTCCAATGCCTTTGATGCCATGTTTGCTCAAACATCACCGGAAGCAGTAAAAGTTGAAATGGACGTATGTTGGGTACAATTTGCGGGACAAAATCCGATCGAGTATATTAATAAATATGCGGGTCGCTTGCCGCTGCTTCATCTGAAGGACTTCAGCAAAGACGAACAGGGCCAGATGAAAACACTGGAATTGGGACAAGGTTCGGTTGACCTGCCAGCTGTTATTGAAGGCGCTACGAATGCAGGCGTGGAATGGCTGATCGTGGAACAAGACGTATGTCAGAACCCTCCGCTTGAGAGCGTATCCAACAGCTACAACTGGTTGAAAGAAAACTACCTGAATCAATTCTAA
- a CDS encoding AraC family transcriptional regulator, which yields MDTLETSVLICDYSYHYKAFTHNMKGELQTYLFRLQTEGSCKVYVQDEEFRMTSGDLLLLKPGDDYHLVVDEPHKEGRLSSGDYYLFCEGSWIENWWKKQHRSTVSRIGLDDKLISLWRNMLLEKRRGPLEENAELKDALLRGLCLYIDRAIKENIQTDRAVSSALKLKRFIEEHATVTFKLDEAARYAGLSLSRAVRLFKEHYNQTMIQYAIEIRLNAALERMKYSEMTLEHIAESCGFASYSYFHRVFRAHFGVSPAEYLKSKQHEPIDDLEHV from the coding sequence TTGGATACGTTAGAGACATCTGTACTGATCTGTGACTACTCATACCACTATAAAGCGTTCACTCATAATATGAAGGGCGAGCTGCAAACCTATCTGTTCCGTCTGCAGACCGAAGGCTCGTGCAAAGTGTATGTACAGGATGAGGAATTCAGGATGACGAGCGGGGACTTGCTGCTCTTAAAGCCTGGTGACGATTATCATCTCGTTGTAGATGAACCGCATAAGGAGGGACGTTTGTCCAGCGGAGATTATTATTTGTTCTGCGAGGGCAGCTGGATCGAGAACTGGTGGAAAAAGCAGCATCGATCTACCGTGAGCCGAATTGGACTGGATGACAAGCTCATCAGCCTGTGGAGAAATATGTTACTTGAGAAACGTCGCGGACCTCTTGAGGAAAATGCAGAGCTAAAGGATGCGTTACTGCGCGGATTATGTCTTTATATCGACCGGGCAATTAAAGAGAATATTCAGACCGATCGGGCAGTTTCCTCTGCGCTAAAGTTAAAACGTTTTATTGAGGAGCATGCCACGGTTACGTTCAAGCTTGATGAAGCGGCACGTTATGCAGGACTCAGTCTGTCACGTGCAGTCCGTTTATTTAAGGAGCACTACAATCAGACCATGATTCAATATGCGATTGAGATCCGTCTGAATGCAGCGCTGGAACGAATGAAATACAGTGAAATGACACTGGAGCATATTGCGGAATCCTGCGGTTTTGCAAGCTACTCCTATTTCCACCGGGTATTCCGGGCGCACTTCGGTGTGTCTCCGGCGGAGTATCTCAAATCCAAGCAGCATGAGCCTATCGATGATCTGGAGCATGTATGA
- a CDS encoding response regulator transcription factor: MLIHQRKVLIIEDESDISRILRDYLTKNQYEAAVAATGQDGLQIMELIQPDYIILDIMLPDMDGIEVCREIRRRNNIPILILSARGSDTDKVLGLGFGADDYMTKPFSLSELLARINAHFRRYDSMTSVGDRTDLLHLGNLVIDKKAYKVTLDGSEVSLSAKEFQLLHYLASHKNQVFSKAQLLDAIWGYATYGDENTVTVYIRRLREKIEADASHPTVLKTVWGVGYKFNYE; the protein is encoded by the coding sequence ATGCTAATCCACCAGCGCAAAGTCCTCATCATCGAGGATGAATCCGATATTTCGCGCATTCTGCGAGATTATTTAACCAAAAATCAATATGAAGCAGCCGTGGCAGCCACTGGACAAGATGGACTTCAGATTATGGAGCTTATTCAACCAGACTACATCATTCTGGATATCATGCTTCCGGACATGGACGGGATCGAGGTCTGTCGAGAGATCAGACGGCGCAACAATATCCCCATACTCATTCTAAGTGCCAGAGGCAGTGATACCGATAAGGTACTTGGTCTTGGCTTTGGAGCAGACGACTATATGACCAAGCCCTTCTCGCTGAGCGAACTGTTAGCACGAATTAATGCCCACTTCAGGCGTTATGACAGCATGACATCCGTTGGAGACAGAACAGATCTTCTGCATCTTGGAAACCTGGTGATTGATAAAAAAGCCTATAAAGTTACCTTAGACGGATCGGAAGTTTCTCTGTCTGCCAAGGAATTCCAATTACTTCATTATCTGGCAAGCCACAAGAATCAGGTATTCTCCAAAGCCCAGTTGCTCGACGCCATCTGGGGATATGCAACCTACGGTGATGAAAATACCGTAACCGTATACATTCGCAGACTGCGTGAAAAAATCGAGGCAGATGCCTCGCATCCGACCGTTCTGAAGACCGTATGGGGTGTCGGTTACAAATTCAATTACGAATAA